The proteins below are encoded in one region of Enhydrobacter sp.:
- a CDS encoding TRAP transporter permease, which translates to MSDSTAPTASREALENLVAEADTGARKPSGPVKRLIFIIALCWALFQLWYASPLPYLLNVGVVNDGQARVIHLCFAFLLAFTSFPAFKRSPRDRVPVTDWILAGLGIVSAGYLLLFYRELSQRSGLPTTPDVVVSVIGVLLLLEAARRAVGPALAVIAALMLFYMFAGPWMPGLMAHKGTSLARASSQMWLTSEGIFGVALGVSTNVVFFFVLFGSLLEKAGAGNYFIQLAFALLGTFRGGPAKAGVVASGMTGMISGSSVANTVTTGTFTIPLMRRVGYSAVKAGAIECAAGVNGQLMPPVMGAAAFLIAEYVGITYAEVVKHAFVPAFLTYGALFYIVDIEAAKAGLRGLPRSAAGSIYHSFLRGLMTICGIIVLSGIVYWGIGWTKDLFGDAASWLIGAAAVAAYIGLVRYKARHPDLPQDDPSKAIVKVPDFFETARTGLHYMLPVVVLIWCLMVEQLSPGLSAFWGTVFLIFIMLTQRPLVAIFRKEGELAGHVREGFHDLASALESASRNMTSVGIATAAAGIIVGTVALTGIGLVMTEIVESASGGSLIIMLILTAFICLLLGIGMPTTANYVVVATLMAPVVVEIAQQNDLAVPLVAVHMFVFYFGLMADVHPPVGLAAYAAAAISGADPIKTGLQGFWYEIRTGLLPFIFIFNSELLLIDVGGPFNLAMVLVCSIVAMGCFVAATQNWLLTRNRWYETVLLLLICFTLFRPGYWLDRFEAPFNAHPAGEILAVAGSLPENETLRFRVMSQNRAGEDVEKTVRLTMKAGKDGADRLRSAGLGLAQGGEPMVQTVRFGSEAAKYGLAAGDTITAVLVKADRPSRYWASIPAFLLLAVIVLLQLRRRNRSGTHAAIAAMA; encoded by the coding sequence ATGAGCGACAGCACGGCACCGACCGCCTCGCGTGAGGCGCTGGAGAACCTGGTCGCGGAAGCCGATACCGGCGCGCGCAAGCCGTCGGGACCGGTCAAGCGCCTGATCTTCATCATCGCGCTCTGCTGGGCGCTGTTTCAGCTCTGGTACGCCTCGCCGCTGCCCTACCTGCTCAACGTCGGCGTGGTGAACGACGGTCAGGCGCGCGTCATTCATCTCTGCTTCGCCTTCCTGCTGGCCTTCACGAGCTTCCCGGCATTCAAGCGTTCGCCGCGCGACCGCGTGCCGGTCACGGACTGGATCCTGGCCGGCCTCGGCATCGTCTCGGCGGGCTACCTGCTGCTGTTCTACCGCGAGCTGTCGCAGCGCTCTGGGCTGCCCACCACGCCCGACGTGGTCGTGTCGGTGATCGGCGTGCTGCTGCTGCTCGAGGCCGCGCGGCGGGCGGTCGGCCCGGCCTTGGCGGTGATCGCGGCCCTCATGCTGTTCTACATGTTCGCCGGCCCCTGGATGCCGGGGCTGATGGCGCACAAGGGCACGTCGCTGGCACGCGCCTCGTCGCAGATGTGGCTCACCTCCGAAGGCATCTTCGGCGTGGCGCTCGGCGTCTCCACCAACGTCGTGTTCTTCTTCGTGCTGTTCGGCAGCCTGCTCGAGAAGGCGGGCGCAGGAAACTACTTCATCCAGCTCGCCTTCGCGCTGCTCGGCACGTTCCGCGGCGGCCCCGCCAAGGCGGGCGTCGTGGCCTCGGGCATGACCGGCATGATCTCGGGCTCCTCGGTCGCCAACACGGTCACGACCGGCACCTTCACCATTCCGCTGATGCGGCGCGTCGGCTACTCGGCCGTGAAGGCGGGCGCGATCGAGTGCGCCGCCGGCGTGAATGGCCAGCTCATGCCGCCCGTCATGGGCGCCGCCGCCTTCCTGATCGCCGAATATGTCGGGATCACCTACGCCGAGGTCGTGAAGCATGCCTTCGTGCCCGCATTCCTGACCTACGGCGCGCTGTTCTACATCGTCGATATCGAGGCGGCGAAGGCGGGGTTGCGCGGCCTGCCGCGCTCGGCCGCCGGCTCGATCTATCATTCGTTCCTGCGCGGCCTGATGACGATCTGCGGCATCATCGTGCTGAGCGGCATCGTCTACTGGGGCATCGGCTGGACCAAGGATCTGTTCGGCGATGCGGCGAGCTGGCTGATCGGCGCCGCCGCGGTCGCGGCCTATATCGGTTTGGTGCGCTACAAGGCGCGCCATCCCGATCTGCCGCAGGATGATCCGTCGAAGGCGATCGTGAAGGTGCCGGACTTCTTCGAGACCGCCCGCACCGGCCTGCACTACATGCTGCCGGTCGTCGTGCTGATCTGGTGCCTGATGGTGGAGCAGCTTTCGCCCGGCCTCAGCGCCTTCTGGGGCACGGTGTTCCTGATCTTCATCATGCTGACCCAGCGGCCGCTCGTCGCCATTTTCCGCAAGGAGGGCGAGCTCGCGGGGCATGTCCGCGAAGGTTTCCACGATCTCGCCTCGGCGCTCGAGAGCGCGTCGCGCAACATGACCTCGGTCGGCATCGCGACGGCGGCGGCCGGCATCATCGTGGGTACGGTGGCGCTCACGGGCATTGGCCTCGTGATGACCGAGATCGTCGAAAGCGCGTCGGGCGGCAGCCTGATCATCATGCTGATCCTGACGGCTTTCATCTGCCTGCTGCTCGGCATCGGCATGCCGACGACGGCGAACTACGTCGTGGTGGCGACCCTGATGGCGCCAGTCGTGGTGGAGATCGCGCAACAGAACGACCTCGCCGTGCCGCTGGTCGCCGTCCACATGTTCGTCTTCTACTTCGGGCTCATGGCGGACGTGCATCCGCCGGTCGGGCTCGCGGCCTATGCTGCGGCGGCGATCTCGGGGGCCGATCCGATCAAGACCGGCCTGCAGGGTTTCTGGTACGAGATCCGGACCGGGCTGCTGCCGTTCATCTTCATCTTCAACTCCGAGCTGCTGCTGATCGATGTCGGCGGCCCGTTCAATCTCGCGATGGTGCTCGTCTGCTCGATCGTGGCCATGGGCTGCTTCGTCGCCGCGACGCAGAACTGGCTGCTGACGCGCAACCGCTGGTATGAGACCGTGCTGCTGCTGCTGATCTGCTTCACCCTGTTCCGGCCAGGCTATTGGCTCGACAGGTTCGAGGCCCCGTTCAACGCCCATCCAGCGGGCGAGATCCTCGCCGTCGCGGGCAGCTTGCCCGAGAACGAGACGCTGCGCTTCCGCGTGATGAGCCAGAACCGCGCCGGCGAGGATGTCGAGAAGACGGTAAGGTTGACCATGAAGGCCGGCAAGGATGGCGCCGACCGCTTGCGCAGCGCGGGGCTCGGTCTCGCGCAGGGCGGCGAGCCCATGGTCCAGACCGTGCGCTTCGGCAGCGAGGCTGCCAAGTACGGGCTGGCGGCCGGTGACACGATCACCGCCGTGCTGGTGAAGGCAGACCGGCCGAGCCGCTACTGGGCGTCGATCCCGGCTTTCCTGCTGCTGGCCGTCATCGTGCTGCTGCAGTTGCGGCGCCGGAACCGATCGGGAACACATGCGGCCATTGCAGCCATGGCGTAA
- a CDS encoding GFA family protein, with the protein MASETEIFEGGCTCRHVRYRMTSRPMFVHCCHCRWCQRETGTAFALNAMIEADRVELLSGEVEMVDTPSASGKGQRIWRCPVCRIAVWSNYAGAGDGVRFMRVGTLDEPDRLPPDIHIFTMSKQPWVILPEGVPAVREYYRPREMWPKASQDRFAAVKAKS; encoded by the coding sequence ATGGCCAGCGAGACCGAGATCTTCGAAGGCGGCTGCACCTGCCGCCATGTGCGCTACCGCATGACGTCGCGGCCGATGTTCGTCCATTGCTGCCATTGCCGCTGGTGCCAGCGCGAAACCGGCACGGCCTTCGCCCTCAACGCCATGATCGAGGCCGATCGGGTCGAGCTGCTGAGCGGCGAGGTCGAGATGGTCGACACGCCATCTGCCAGCGGCAAGGGCCAGCGGATCTGGCGCTGCCCGGTGTGCCGAATCGCGGTCTGGAGCAACTACGCGGGGGCGGGGGACGGCGTGCGCTTCATGCGGGTAGGCACGCTCGACGAACCCGACCGGCTGCCGCCCGACATCCACATCTTCACCATGTCCAAGCAGCCCTGGGTGATCCTGCCGGAGGGCGTGCCGGCGGTGCGCGAGTACTATCGGCCCCGGGAGATGTGGCCGAAGGCGAGCCAGGACCGGTTTGCCGCCGTCAAGGCGAAGTCCTAG
- a CDS encoding SDR family NAD(P)-dependent oxidoreductase, translated as MAGRLEGKVAVVTGAAPRGDGVGNGMATAILFAREGAKVVLVNRSAERAEKLARQIRKEGGEASIFAGDVAKPEVAQAMADFAMSTYGRLDVLHNNVGVGAAGTPETVTLADWNKVLEANLTTTMLCTRHCLPRMKEGGGGSVIMVSSIAGAVGLMGSAGAVAYATAKAGLHGFTMSVAADYATQNIRANCIVVGSVHTPMVAHLGAEARERRKKMVPMQTEGTAWDIAHGAVYLASDESRWVTGVMLPIDGGLTALRAWPR; from the coding sequence ATGGCCGGACGTCTCGAGGGCAAGGTGGCGGTGGTGACAGGTGCGGCACCGCGCGGCGACGGCGTCGGCAACGGCATGGCGACCGCCATCCTGTTCGCGCGCGAGGGCGCCAAGGTCGTGCTGGTGAACCGCAGCGCCGAACGGGCTGAGAAGCTCGCCCGACAGATCAGGAAGGAAGGTGGGGAAGCGTCCATCTTTGCCGGTGACGTCGCGAAGCCGGAAGTCGCCCAGGCGATGGCGGATTTCGCGATGAGCACCTACGGCCGGCTCGACGTGCTGCACAACAACGTGGGCGTCGGGGCCGCCGGCACGCCCGAAACCGTGACGCTCGCCGACTGGAACAAGGTTCTGGAGGCCAATCTGACGACGACGATGCTCTGCACCAGGCATTGCCTGCCCAGGATGAAGGAGGGCGGCGGCGGTTCGGTCATCATGGTGTCGTCGATCGCAGGTGCCGTCGGCCTGATGGGCAGTGCCGGCGCCGTCGCCTATGCGACCGCCAAGGCAGGCCTGCACGGCTTCACGATGTCCGTCGCGGCCGACTATGCGACCCAGAACATCCGCGCCAACTGCATTGTCGTGGGCTCGGTGCATACGCCGATGGTGGCCCATCTCGGGGCCGAGGCACGCGAGCGGCGCAAGAAGATGGTGCCGATGCAGACCGAGGGCACGGCCTGGGACATCGCCCATGGCGCGGTCTATCTCGCCTCCGACGAATCGCGCTGGGTCACCGGCGTGATGCTGCCGATCGACGGCGGCCTGACAGCGCTCAGGGCGTGGCCGCGTTGA
- a CDS encoding DMT family transporter — protein sequence MNEKHHDLAVPGAAPAVEAGKAGLNRNSLGALLTMLAMLCFAGMDAISKTLVVDYAVGQIMWIRYGLLCLFALFIARRRGVRAAVRANRPWLQIGRSLVAVVEAATFILAFRYLPLAETHAVAATSPLIVIALGVVFLGERAGLARWLAVAAGLAGVLLIVRPGFRTFDWPLLLPLAGAVLWAGYQILTRLAARHDQPDTSLLWSAIVAFIAMSFVGPFEWRWPSAAAWALLVAISLIGSVAHYALIKALDYAEAGALQPYAYTLLVWATVLGFLVFGNVPDNWTILGAVIVVAGGLYTWHHDRRMVRRSSRRLNAATP from the coding sequence ATGAATGAAAAGCACCACGACCTCGCCGTCCCCGGCGCGGCACCTGCCGTCGAAGCCGGCAAGGCGGGCCTCAACCGCAACTCGCTCGGCGCGCTCCTCACCATGCTGGCGATGCTGTGCTTCGCCGGCATGGACGCCATCAGCAAGACACTGGTGGTCGACTACGCGGTGGGGCAGATCATGTGGATCCGCTACGGCCTCCTCTGCCTGTTCGCCTTGTTCATCGCCCGGCGCCGCGGCGTGCGGGCCGCGGTCCGCGCAAATCGACCATGGCTGCAGATCGGCCGCTCCCTGGTCGCAGTCGTCGAGGCAGCAACGTTCATCCTCGCCTTCCGCTACCTGCCCTTGGCCGAGACCCATGCCGTCGCCGCCACCTCGCCGCTGATCGTGATCGCCCTCGGCGTCGTCTTCCTCGGCGAGCGCGCCGGCCTGGCGCGCTGGCTCGCGGTGGCGGCGGGACTGGCCGGCGTGCTGCTGATCGTGCGGCCGGGCTTTCGGACCTTCGACTGGCCGTTGCTGCTGCCGCTGGCCGGCGCCGTCCTGTGGGCCGGCTACCAGATCCTGACCCGGCTCGCCGCCCGGCACGACCAGCCCGACACGTCGCTCCTCTGGTCGGCGATCGTGGCCTTCATCGCCATGAGCTTCGTCGGTCCGTTCGAGTGGCGATGGCCCTCCGCGGCGGCGTGGGCCCTGCTGGTCGCCATCTCCCTGATCGGGTCGGTGGCCCATTACGCGCTCATCAAGGCGCTCGACTATGCCGAAGCGGGCGCGCTGCAGCCCTATGCCTACACGCTGCTCGTCTGGGCGACGGTGCTGGGCTTCCTCGTCTTCGGCAATGTTCCGGACAACTGGACGATCCTGGGCGCTGTCATCGTCGTGGCCGGCGGCCTCTACACCTGGCACCACGATCGCCGGATGGTCCGCCGATCGTCCCGGCGGCTCAACGCGGCCACGCCCTGA
- a CDS encoding amidohydrolase family protein: MVRSAPSELRLRPALPASTAGAAPGTARSWCFSFIVFRPAILGGQPCTGQRLTPGRRGVGSMQLSEAAMAFDLVVRNGMIVDGSGLPRYRADVGVKAGRIAEIGRIDGAVAAETIDADGHVVAPGFVDGHTHMDAQVFWDPIGTSSCFQGVTSVVMGNCGFTLAPCRESEADLVFRNLERAEDISRDAMLAGIKWRWETFPQFLDVLESLPKGINYAGYMGHCALRTYVMGQRAFTDEATEDDLARMVHHTKEAIAAGAIGFSTTRSVNHQTSDDKPVASRLASWSEFETLVKAMGAGLVEVAGEPTGAQSEKARKYYEDLSKLAIESGRPITFGLFNRRTMPGGWRSTFDIIERTTRQGGRMFAQVHSRALNVLLSFETQLPFDKWEMWREMRARPLAEQKKMLMDSETRRRLVEIASRPYEGPIVRGTEARPPEWDWIFALTDMKAPHKSMAELARQKNTHPVELMIDMALERDMKFFMVQPVANENQAEALELMKHPRSVVTFSDSGAHVSQIMDSSLQTHLLSHWVREKEAFTLEEAVKLITCDTATQFGFHDRGLLREGMAADMVVFDPDTVGPRMPEVVCDLPAGAKRLRQKADGMKATVVNGQVLLRDNEPTGALPGKLLRKKRD, from the coding sequence ATGGTGAGGAGCGCGCCGAGCGAGTTGCGGTTGAGGCCCGCCTTGCCGGCTTCGACGGCAGGTGCCGCGCCGGGGACGGCGAGGTCGTGGTGCTTTTCATTCATTGTATTTCGGCCGGCGATCCTAGGGGGCCAGCCATGCACTGGCCAGCGATTGACCCCCGGCCGACGAGGCGTAGGCTCGATGCAACTATCGGAGGCTGCCATGGCATTCGACCTCGTCGTCAGGAACGGCATGATCGTCGACGGTTCCGGACTGCCGCGCTATCGCGCCGATGTCGGCGTGAAGGCCGGCAGGATCGCCGAGATCGGACGCATCGACGGCGCGGTTGCGGCCGAGACCATCGATGCCGACGGCCACGTCGTGGCGCCGGGCTTCGTCGACGGCCACACCCACATGGATGCGCAGGTCTTCTGGGATCCGATCGGCACCAGCTCCTGCTTCCAGGGCGTGACCAGCGTGGTCATGGGCAATTGCGGCTTCACGCTTGCGCCCTGCCGCGAGAGCGAGGCCGATCTCGTGTTCCGCAACCTCGAACGGGCCGAGGATATCAGCCGCGATGCCATGCTGGCCGGCATCAAGTGGCGCTGGGAGACCTTCCCGCAGTTCCTCGACGTTCTGGAGTCGCTGCCCAAGGGCATCAACTACGCGGGCTATATGGGCCACTGCGCGCTGCGCACCTACGTGATGGGCCAGCGCGCCTTCACCGACGAGGCGACCGAGGACGATCTCGCCAGAATGGTGCATCACACCAAGGAGGCGATCGCCGCCGGCGCGATCGGCTTCTCGACCACGCGCAGCGTCAATCACCAGACCTCGGACGACAAGCCCGTCGCGAGCCGTCTCGCGAGCTGGAGCGAGTTCGAGACCCTGGTGAAGGCGATGGGCGCGGGCCTCGTCGAGGTCGCCGGCGAGCCGACCGGCGCGCAGAGCGAGAAGGCGCGCAAGTACTACGAGGATCTGTCGAAGCTTGCGATCGAGAGCGGCCGGCCGATCACCTTCGGCCTCTTCAACCGGCGCACCATGCCCGGTGGCTGGCGCAGCACCTTCGATATCATCGAACGGACGACGCGGCAGGGCGGGCGCATGTTCGCGCAGGTGCACAGCCGCGCATTGAACGTGCTGCTTTCGTTCGAGACCCAGCTACCGTTCGACAAGTGGGAGATGTGGCGCGAGATGCGCGCCCGGCCGCTCGCCGAGCAGAAGAAGATGCTGATGGATTCCGAGACGCGGCGCCGGCTGGTCGAGATCGCGTCGCGTCCCTACGAAGGCCCCATCGTGCGCGGGACGGAGGCCCGTCCGCCGGAATGGGACTGGATCTTCGCTCTGACCGACATGAAGGCGCCGCATAAATCGATGGCGGAGCTGGCGCGGCAGAAGAACACCCATCCGGTCGAGCTCATGATCGACATGGCGCTCGAGCGCGACATGAAGTTCTTCATGGTGCAGCCGGTCGCCAACGAGAATCAGGCCGAGGCGCTCGAGCTGATGAAGCATCCGCGCTCGGTCGTGACCTTCTCCGATTCGGGCGCGCACGTCTCGCAGATCATGGACAGCTCGCTGCAGACCCATCTCCTGAGCCACTGGGTGCGCGAGAAGGAGGCCTTCACCCTCGAGGAGGCGGTGAAGCTCATCACCTGCGACACCGCCACCCAGTTCGGCTTCCACGACCGCGGTCTGCTGCGCGAGGGCATGGCGGCCGACATGGTCGTGTTCGATCCCGACACGGTGGGCCCGCGCATGCCGGAGGTCGTGTGCGACCTGCCGGCGGGCGCCAAGCGGCTGCGCCAGAAGGCCGACGGCATGAAGGCGACGGTCGTGAACGGCCAGGTCCTGCTGCGCGACAACGAGCCGACCGGCGCGCTGCCCGGCAAGCTCCTGCGCAAGAAGCGGGACTGA
- a CDS encoding DEAD/DEAH box helicase, which yields MSIVTFSDLGLAEPLLRALEKAKYTHPTPIQARTIPLLLEGRDVLGIAQTGTGKTAAFALPVLQRLSQSGRRAQPKSPLALVLAPTRELAVQIARSFDTYGRGLGLRLGMVIGGLGFGRQIETLQRGVDILIATPGRLLDLMQRGNVKLGQVSFLVLDEADRMFDMGFIKDVRRIAASVVRERQTLLFSATMPPDVAKLAAEILKNPERVEIAPQGRTVDRIDQRVYFVNAASKRALLGHLLADPGLERVIVFTRTKRGANRVAEALDKGGVRSEAIHGNKSQNARQRALESFSRGRARVLVATDLAARGIDVAGVTHVINYELPADAESYVHRIGRTARAGASGIAVSFCDGSERGQLKSIERLTGQRLAVAQMPANEDLPQAPPPERDNRRPHRDHRARPAEQHDGHRHERRHGHHHEARGPRRESADRRWAERDYRDQPHGEERRLHHGERSQGDRRDSRPPRRGRRYDGARDPQRAAAKAV from the coding sequence GTGAGTATTGTGACGTTTTCCGATCTCGGCCTCGCCGAGCCGTTGCTGCGTGCCCTCGAGAAGGCGAAGTACACCCATCCGACGCCGATCCAGGCGCGGACCATCCCGCTGCTGCTCGAGGGTCGCGACGTACTGGGCATTGCCCAGACCGGCACCGGCAAGACAGCGGCTTTTGCGCTTCCGGTGCTGCAGCGCCTTTCCCAATCGGGCCGGCGGGCGCAGCCGAAGAGTCCGCTCGCGCTGGTGCTGGCACCGACGCGCGAGCTCGCCGTGCAGATCGCGCGGAGCTTCGACACCTACGGTCGCGGGCTCGGCCTGCGGCTGGGCATGGTGATCGGCGGTCTGGGCTTCGGCCGCCAGATCGAGACCCTGCAGCGTGGGGTCGACATCCTGATCGCCACGCCCGGCCGTCTGCTCGACCTGATGCAGCGCGGTAATGTGAAGCTCGGCCAGGTGAGCTTCCTGGTCCTCGACGAGGCGGATCGCATGTTCGATATGGGCTTCATCAAGGATGTCCGGCGCATCGCGGCTTCCGTCGTCCGCGAGCGCCAGACGCTGCTCTTCTCCGCGACCATGCCGCCGGATGTCGCCAAGCTCGCCGCCGAGATCCTGAAGAATCCGGAACGGGTCGAAATCGCGCCGCAAGGCCGCACGGTCGATCGCATCGACCAGCGAGTCTATTTCGTGAATGCCGCCAGCAAGCGGGCGCTGCTCGGCCACCTGCTGGCAGATCCCGGCCTCGAGCGTGTGATCGTCTTCACCCGCACCAAGCGCGGCGCCAACCGGGTCGCCGAGGCGCTGGACAAAGGCGGTGTGCGCTCGGAGGCGATCCACGGCAACAAGTCGCAGAACGCCCGCCAGCGCGCCCTCGAAAGCTTCAGCCGCGGTCGCGCCCGCGTCCTGGTGGCGACGGACCTCGCCGCGCGCGGCATCGACGTGGCGGGCGTGACGCACGTCATCAACTACGAGCTGCCGGCCGACGCCGAGAGCTATGTCCATCGCATCGGCCGCACCGCGCGCGCCGGCGCCTCGGGCATCGCCGTTTCCTTCTGCGACGGCAGCGAGCGCGGCCAGCTCAAGAGCATCGAGCGGCTGACCGGCCAGCGGCTCGCGGTTGCCCAGATGCCGGCCAACGAGGACCTGCCGCAGGCGCCGCCACCCGAACGGGACAATCGCCGGCCGCACCGCGATCATCGTGCTCGTCCGGCCGAGCAACACGACGGCCATCGTCACGAGCGTCGTCATGGCCACCACCACGAGGCTCGCGGCCCTCGGCGCGAGTCGGCCGATCGCCGTTGGGCCGAGCGCGACTATCGCGACCAGCCACACGGCGAAGAGCGGCGGCTTCATCATGGCGAGCGCTCCCAGGGGGACCGGCGGGATAGCCGTCCACCGCGGCGTGGCCGCCGTTACGACGGTGCGCGCGACCCGCAGCGCGCTGCCGCGAAGGCCGTCTAG
- a CDS encoding 3-hydroxyacyl-CoA dehydrogenase NAD-binding domain-containing protein: MSQSEQRALVLGGGTMGVGIVAMFLAGGWKVDVVSRSASTREGLPAATARALQAMGKPGDTSGLSTHATLANAHWPAIAIAVETVTEDLPLKQKLFAEMEALAQPDCALTSNSSSFPISRIGQGLKTQSRMMGLHFFMPAHLIPLVEVVRSVNTDSALAEKVGGIMSALGKRPVQVKKDVIGFLGNRIQAALMREALWLIEQGVASPADVDATVRLSFGFRYAAAGPIVQKEHSGWDTTCAVAKVIYPDLCNADGPPPVLQRNVDEGRIGFKTRRGFFDWDDESIAKERARYERALRKCLEIFREEGIV; this comes from the coding sequence ATGTCGCAAAGCGAACAACGTGCGCTCGTGCTGGGCGGCGGCACCATGGGCGTCGGCATCGTCGCGATGTTTCTGGCCGGCGGCTGGAAGGTCGATGTCGTGTCGCGCTCGGCGTCGACGCGCGAGGGCCTGCCGGCAGCGACGGCCCGTGCGTTGCAGGCGATGGGAAAGCCAGGCGACACGTCCGGGCTCTCGACCCATGCAACGCTTGCCAACGCGCATTGGCCTGCGATCGCGATCGCAGTCGAGACGGTGACCGAGGATCTGCCGTTGAAGCAGAAGCTTTTCGCCGAGATGGAAGCGCTGGCACAGCCGGACTGCGCTCTCACCTCGAATTCCTCGAGCTTCCCCATCAGCCGGATCGGCCAGGGGCTGAAGACCCAAAGCCGCATGATGGGCCTGCATTTCTTCATGCCGGCGCATCTCATCCCGCTGGTCGAGGTGGTGCGCTCGGTGAACACGGACTCGGCCCTCGCCGAGAAGGTCGGCGGCATCATGAGCGCGCTCGGCAAGCGGCCGGTGCAGGTGAAGAAGGACGTGATCGGCTTTCTCGGCAACCGCATCCAGGCGGCGCTGATGCGCGAGGCACTGTGGCTGATCGAGCAGGGCGTCGCCTCGCCCGCGGACGTCGATGCGACGGTCCGGCTCTCCTTCGGTTTCCGCTACGCCGCGGCCGGTCCCATCGTCCAGAAGGAACATTCCGGCTGGGACACGACCTGCGCGGTCGCCAAGGTGATCTACCCCGATCTCTGCAACGCCGACGGTCCGCCGCCCGTCCTGCAACGCAATGTCGACGAAGGCCGCATCGGCTTCAAGACCAGGCGCGGCTTCTTCGACTGGGACGACGAGTCGATCGCGAAGGAACGCGCCCGCTACGAGCGCGCCCTTCGCAAATGCCTCGAGATCTTCCGCGAGGAAGGGATCGTCTAG
- a CDS encoding enoyl-CoA hydratase/isomerase family protein: MSATYKDIGISNEGPVGVVEIQRPPHNFFDNALINQIADAFEAFDRDTNIRAYVLCSQGKSFCAGADFQNRPSTGSAGEGGKHLYKEATRLFRARKPSVAAVQGPAIGGGLGLALMTDFRVTCAEGRFSANFTRLGFHPGFSLTFTLPRLVGQQKANLMFYTGRRVGGEEAYAWGMADVLVPLAEVRKAAIGLAKEIADSAPLAVLSTRETMRRGFADAAEIATERELVEQDWLRKTEDFKEGVKSYAEKRVGNWKGR, from the coding sequence ATGAGCGCCACCTACAAGGACATCGGCATCAGCAACGAGGGCCCTGTCGGTGTCGTCGAGATCCAGCGCCCGCCGCACAATTTCTTCGACAATGCCCTGATCAACCAGATCGCCGATGCCTTCGAGGCGTTCGACCGCGACACCAACATCCGCGCCTATGTCCTGTGCTCGCAGGGCAAGTCCTTCTGCGCCGGCGCCGACTTCCAGAACCGGCCCAGCACCGGCAGCGCGGGGGAGGGCGGCAAGCATCTCTACAAGGAGGCGACGCGCCTGTTCCGCGCCAGGAAGCCGAGTGTGGCGGCGGTGCAGGGCCCGGCGATCGGCGGCGGGCTCGGGCTCGCCCTGATGACCGATTTCCGCGTCACCTGCGCCGAAGGCCGGTTCTCCGCCAACTTCACGCGGCTCGGCTTCCATCCCGGTTTCTCGCTCACCTTCACCCTGCCGCGCCTGGTCGGCCAGCAGAAGGCGAACCTGATGTTCTATACCGGCCGGCGCGTGGGCGGCGAAGAGGCCTATGCCTGGGGCATGGCGGACGTGCTGGTGCCTCTCGCCGAGGTGCGCAAGGCCGCGATCGGCCTCGCCAAGGAGATCGCGGACTCCGCGCCGCTCGCCGTGCTGTCGACGCGCGAGACCATGCGGCGCGGCTTCGCCGATGCGGCCGAGATCGCCACCGAGCGCGAGCTGGTCGAGCAGGATTGGCTGCGCAAGACGGAGGACTTCAAGGAAGGCGTGAAGTCCTATGCCGAGAAGCGCGTCGGCAACTGGAAGGGCCGCTGA
- a CDS encoding glucose 1-dehydrogenase, producing MAQLSGKVAIVTGGASGIGEACSETLAREGASVLITDIDDALGKAVVERIAKAGGKAHYLHHDVRDEAAWPGVIADAEKRFGRVDIMVANAGIGIMAPIETMTLADWQRQQAINLDGVFLSVKHAIPALRKAGGGSIVLMSSVAGLRGAPGLAAYSATKGGVRLLAKSVALEHAADKIRCNSVHPGIIATPIWGKIPTGAEGNRRNAPIDPSERAAAAVPLTRVGEAQDIANGVLFLCTDAASYVTGQELVIDGGLTAGGRASRRS from the coding sequence ATGGCCCAGCTTTCGGGAAAGGTCGCCATCGTCACCGGCGGCGCCTCGGGCATCGGCGAGGCCTGCTCGGAAACGCTGGCCCGCGAGGGCGCGTCGGTGCTGATCACCGACATCGATGACGCGCTGGGCAAGGCCGTCGTCGAGCGCATCGCCAAGGCGGGCGGCAAAGCGCACTACCTGCATCATGACGTGCGCGACGAGGCGGCGTGGCCCGGCGTGATCGCGGACGCGGAGAAGCGCTTCGGCCGCGTCGACATCATGGTCGCCAATGCCGGCATCGGCATCATGGCGCCGATCGAAACCATGACGCTCGCCGACTGGCAGCGGCAGCAGGCGATCAACCTCGACGGCGTGTTCCTGTCGGTCAAACATGCCATTCCTGCCCTGAGAAAGGCCGGCGGTGGCTCGATCGTGCTGATGTCGTCCGTAGCCGGCCTGCGCGGCGCACCGGGCCTGGCGGCCTACTCCGCCACCAAGGGCGGCGTGCGGCTGCTCGCCAAGTCGGTTGCCCTGGAGCATGCGGCCGACAAGATCCGTTGCAACTCGGTGCATCCCGGCATCATCGCCACGCCGATCTGGGGCAAGATCCCGACCGGGGCCGAGGGCAACCGACGCAATGCCCCGATCGATCCGAGCGAGCGTGCGGCGGCGGCGGTCCCGCTGACCCGTGTCGGAGAGGCGCAGGACATCGCCAACGGCGTCCTCTTCCTCTGCACCGACGCGGCGAGCTATGTCACGGGCCAGGAGCTGGTGATCGACGGCGGCCTGACGGCGGGCGGAAGGGCGTCGCGACGGTCATAG